One Setaria italica strain Yugu1 chromosome II, Setaria_italica_v2.0, whole genome shotgun sequence DNA segment encodes these proteins:
- the LOC101766291 gene encoding phytosulfokine receptor 2: MAELPFLPAPPASLLPLLATPLSTPPQSLRSSSPPSPSRRLPERRRETSHRLQCCCCRRRRRIAPPSPPPPPAKSPLAIAQPMPPRPRPSPKSMAAKCALLLPLLLLLSRAAAAAAAAPCHPDDLRALRAFAGNLTGTGGAGLRAAWSPSSSSPAAAACCAWDGVSCDAGGRVASLRLPARGLAGPLTAAPLAGLARLRDIDLSRNALEGPVSAVLAAVPPGIRAANLSSNLLDGALPDLAALPALDALDASNNSISGALAPDLCAGAPALRLLDLSANRLAGALPSSGNATPPPCAATLRDLSLASNAFTGALPAALFDLTGLQRLSLASNGLTGQVSSRLGDLKNLTFLDFSGNRFSGHLPDVFGDLASLENLAAHSNGFSGQLPPSLSLMSSLRVLDLRNNSLSGPIARVNFSGMPLLASVDLATNHLNGTLPVSLAGCQELKSLSLAKNRLTGQLPQDYSRLASLSMLSLSNNSLHNISGALTVLGACKNLTTLILTKNFIGEELPGDGVRGFDSMEVLALGDCALMGRVPEWLTQCTKLEVLDLSWNQLVGTIPSWIGDFEYLSYLDLSNNTLVGGIPKSLTQLKSLVTSRQSPGMAFTSMPLYVKHNRSTSGRQYNQLSNFPPSLFLNDNGLNGTIWPEFGNLRELHVLDLSNNFISGSIPDALSRMENLEVLDLSSNNLSGSIPSSLTELTFLSKFSVAHNHLVGQIPNGGQFLTFSNSSFEGNPGLCRSGSCNLNMSVETPNGKEVQPAGSMRNRKNKILGVAICIGLALAVFLAVILVNMSKREVSAIDYEETEGSCHELYDSYSKPVLFFQNSAVKELTVSDLVRSTNNFDQANIIGCGGFGLVYKAYLPDGTKAAVKRLSGDCGQMEREFRAEVEALSQAQHKNLVTLRGYCRYGNDRLLIYSYMENGSLDYWLHERSDGGYMLKWESRLRIAQGSARGLAYLHKVCEPNIIHRDVKSSNILLNENFEACLADFGLARLIQPYDTHVTTDLVGTLGYIPPEYSQSVIATPKGDVFSFGVVLLELLTGKRPVDVSKSKGSRDLISWVLQMKSEKKEDQIFDRLIWSKAHEKQLLLVLEIACKCISPDPRQRPSIEQVVSSLDNV; the protein is encoded by the coding sequence ATGGCTGAGCTTCCCTTCCTTCCTGCTCCCCctgcctccctcctcccacTACTCGCCACTCCACTGTCCACTCCCCCTCAGTCGCTACGCTCATCATCACCACCCTCCCCCTCGCGGCGCCTGCCTGAGAGGAGACGAGAAACTTCACACCGCCTgcaatgctgctgctgccgccgccgccgccgcattgccccaccctctccgccgccgccacctgctaaATCTCCTCTTGCAATCGCGCAGCCTATGCCGCCGCGTCCCCGCCCGAGCCCCAAATCCATGGCCGCCAAATGCGCACTCCTGctcccactcctcctcctcctgtcgcgcgccgccgccgccgcggcagccgcgcCGTGCCACCCGGACGACCTCCGCGCGCTGCGGGCCTTCGCCGGGAACCTCAcgggcaccggcggcgccggcctccgcgccgcgtggtccccctcctcctcctcccccgccgccgccgcgtgctgcgcCTGGGACGGCGTGTCctgcgacgccggcggccgcgtcgcGTCCCTGCGCCTCCCCGCGCGCGGCCTCGCGGGGCCCCtcacggcggcgccgctcgcGGGCCTCGCGCGCCTGCGGGACATCGACCTCAGCCGCAACGCGCTCGAGGGGCCCGTCTCCGCGGTCCTCGCCGCCGTGCCCCCCGGAATCCGCGCCGCCAACCTCTCCTCCAACCTGCTCGACGGCGCgctgccggacctcgccgcgctcccggCGCTCGATGCCCTCGACGCCAGCAACAACTCCATCTCCGGCGCGCTCGCGCCCGACCTCtgcgccggcgcgccggcgctgcGGTTGCTCGACCTCTCCGCCaaccgcctcgccggcgcgctcccGTCCTCCGGCAACGCCACCCCGCCGCCCTGCGCCGCCACGCTCAGGGATCTCTCACTGGCCTCCAATGCCTTCACGGGCGCCCTCCCCGCGGCGCTCTTCGACCTCACCGGCCTGCAAAGGCTCTCCCTCGCGTCCAATGGGCTCACCGGGCAGGTGAGCTCTCGCCTCGGCGACCTCAAAAACCTCACCTTTCTGGATTTCTCCGGCAACCGCttctccggccacctcccggacGTGTTCGGCGACCTCGCGTCCCTGGAGAATTTGGCCGCCCACTCCAATGGCTTCTCCGGACAGCTACCGCCGTCGCTGTCTCTGATGTCATCCCTCCGTGTGCTCGATCTCCGGAACAATTCCCTGTCTGGTCCAATTGCTCGCGTCAACTTCTCTGGAATGCCGCTCCTTGCTTCCGTTGACCTTGCTACAAACCATCTAAATGGTACACTCCCTGTCAGCCTAGCCGGCTGCCAGGAGCTCAAGTCGCTCAGCCTTGCCAAGAACAGGCTGACCGGCCAATTGCCCCAGGATTACAGCCGCCTCGCTTCACTGTCCATGCTGTCACTCTCCAACAACAGCCTGCACAACATATCAGGGGCGCTCACCGTGCTCGGTGCCTGCAAGAACCTCACCACGCTGATTCTCACCAAGAATTTCATCGGTGAGGAGCTACCGGGTGATGGCGTTCGTGGGTTTGACAGCATGGAAGTGCTGGCCCTTGGTGATTGTGCTCTTATGGGAAGGGTTCCAGAATGGCTGACTCAGTGCACGAAACTGGAGGTGCTTGATCTGTCCTGGAACCAATTGGTTGGCACCATCCCGTCTTGGATTGGCGACTTTGAGTACTTGAGCTACTTGGATCTCTCAAACAATACCTTGGTCGGTGGGATACCCAAGAGCTTGACACAGCTGAAGAGCCTTGTCACTTCCAGGCAGTCACCGGGTATGGCGTTTACTAGCATGCCGCTGTATGTGAAGCACAACAGGAGCACAAGTGGTCGGCAATACAACCAGCTCTCCAACTTCCCGCCATCATTGTTTCTAAATGACAACGGCCTGAACGGGACTATCTGGCCTGAGTTTGGAAACTTGAGGGAGCTACATGTGCTGGATCTGAGCAACAATTTCATATCTGGGAGCATTCCTGATGCATTGTCCAGGATGGAGAATTTGGAGGTTCTTGATCTTTCATCCAATAATCTCAGTGGATCAATTCCATCGTCCCTGACAGAGCTCACCTTCTTGTCAAAGTTCAGTGTGGCTCACAATCACTTGGTGGGGCAGATCCCAAATGGAGGGCAGTTCCTCaccttctccaactcaagttTTGAGGGTAACCCTGGTTTGTGCAGGTCAGGTTCTTGCAACCTAAATATGTCTGTGGAAACTCCTAATGGCAAGGAGGTACAGCCTGCAGGAAGCATGAGGAACAGGAAAAACAAAATACTCGGGGTCGCTATCTGCATTGGATTGGCCCTTGCAGTATTTTTAGCTGTTATTTTGGTCAACATGTCAAAGAGGGAGGTCAGCGCTATTGATTATGAAGAAACTGAGGGTTCCTGTCACGAATTGTATGATTCCTACTCGAAGCCGGTGCTATTCTTTCAGAATTCTGCAGTGAAGGAGCTAACTGTCAGTGACCTCGTCAGATCAACAAACAACTTTGATCAAGCCAACATAATAGGATGTGGTGGGTTTGGTCTGGTGTACAAGGCCTATCTCCCTGATGGGACAAAGGCAGCAGTGAAGAGGCTCTCTGGTGACTGCGGGCAGATGGAGAGGGAGTTCCGTGCTGAGGTGGAAGCACTGTCACAAGCTCAACACAAAAATCTTGTAACCCTGAGAGGGTACTGCCGCTATGGAAATGATAGGCTTCTGATCTACTCTTACATGGAGAATGGTAGCCTGGACTACTGGCTTCACGAGAGGTCAGATGGTGGTTACATGCTGAAATGGGAGTCAAGGCTCCGGATTGCTCAGGGTTCAGCCAGAGGGCTGGCTTACTTGCACAAGGTTTGTGAGCCCAACATCATCCACAGAGATGTGAAGTCCAGCAACATTCTTCTGAATGAAAATTTCGAAGCATGCCTAGCTGATTTCGGGCTTGCAAGGCTAATACAGCCCTATGACACACATGTGACTACCGATCTAGTAGGTACCTTGGGGTACATACCACCGGAGTACAGTCAATCGGTGATCGCCACGCCTAAAGGAGATGTCTTCAGCTTTGGTGTAGTCTTGCTTGAACTGCTCACTGGCAAACGCCCTGTGGATGTGTCCAAGTCCAAGGGATCCAGGGACTTGATCTCTTGGGTTCTTCAGATGAAGTCTGAAAAGAAGGAAGATCAGATTTTCGACAGACTGATATGGAGCAAAGCGCATGAGAAGCAACTGCTGTTGGTCCTTGAGATTGCGTGCAAGTGCATTAGCCCAGATCCTCGACAGCGGCCGTCAATTGAACAAGTCGTCAGCAGTCTTGACAATGTGTGA